The genomic interval ggaccatcttctggccaggcccaaccgcaaagtcaagtttgagggccatgggtgcaggcattgtcgagttatcactcggacaaccttttaccattccaggtcactgtgaccttgacctttggccagatgacccccaaaaatcataggggtcatctcctggtcaggccaattctccaagtcaagtttgagggccatggatgcaggcattgttgagttatcaatcggacaaccttttaccattccaggtcactgtgaccttgacctttggcccaatgaccccccaaaaccataggggtcatctcctggtcaggccaattctccaagtcaagtttgagggccatgggtgcaggcattgttgagttatcactcgaacaacattttaccattcaaggtcactgtgaccttgacctttggcccaatgacccccaaaaaccataggggtcatctcctggtcaggccaattctccaagtcaagtttgagggccatgggtgcaggcattgttgagttatcaatcggacaaccttttaccattcaaggtcactgtgaccttgacctttggcctgatgatcCTCAAGaacaagaggggtcatctactggtcaggcccaacctccatgtcaagtttgagggccatgggtgcaggcattgttgagttatcactcggacaagctttaaaattattttaccattaaaggtcactgtgaccttgacctttgacccgatgacccccaaaatcaataggggtcatctactggtcaggcccaaccttcatgtgaagtttgatgaccatacgtccaggaattgttgaattatcactcggacaagctttggtctaccgacggaccgaccgaaggggggcataataagtatgaacacaatcatcatcatcatcatcatcatcatcatcatcatcatcatcacctccaaGCAGCAGCTACAAGAACAACCAAAACAACAACCAAATACAacaaccaaaaacaacaacacaaccacttccactacaacaacacaaccactaccaccacaacaacacaaccactaccataACAACAACACatccactaccaccacaacaacaccaACGTCATTGTCGTCAACATCACATAAGATCTTTACTTCTGGTACATTCTCATTATCAGAGTTTTACGCACAACGCTCACCTAACTGGTCCAGTCCTGCATAAAGTCTGGGGGACATCAATGCGGTCGATAACTCCGGAAACGCTCGGGAGCAGCAGAGGTGAGGGTCGGAGACCCAGCTGTTGGacattttctgcaaaaaaacattatacGACTATTACTcatgtttaataacatattcCTGATAACATTAGGGAAACTAAAAGAACAactcattcatcatcatcatcatcatcatcatcatcatcatcatcatcatcatcatcacttcCACCACCATTATCAACAACAGCAAGAAGAACGCCAACGTCATTGTCGTCGTCGTTAACATCATTTTAGATCTTTATTTTTGgtacaatgtcatttttatcaGGTTTATTCACAACGCTTACCTTACTAATCCAGTCCTGCCATAAAGCCACTGTGACATCAATGAGATAGAAACAGCCAGAAACACTCGGGAGCCGGGAGAGGGCCATGGTCGGAGAAGCGGCTGTTGGgcaatttctgtaaaaaaaaatataatacgactataactgatattaaatataacattccTGCTGACATTTGTAAAACTAAAAGTACAACAcatccatcatcatcaccaccaacagCACCGACATCACTGTCTTCGTCGTCAACATCACATCATTCTTATTATCAGAGTGCTATACACAACGCTCACCTAACTGATCCAGTCCTGCCATAAAGCCATTGGGGCATCAATGAGGTGGAAACATCCAGAAACGATCGGGAGCCGGGAGCGGGCGGGTGTCGGAGAAGCGGCTGTCGGGCACtttctgcaaaaaaatataatacgaCTATCACTCTTGTTTAATATCATATTCCTGATAACATTAGGAAAACTAAAAatacaacatcatcatcaacaacaacaacatcaatttCATCATCGTCAACATGACATAAGATCTTTATTTCTGGTACTTACTTTCCTAACTTTTCCAGTCCTGCCATAAAGCCATTGTGGGTCAATGCGGTGAAAAACTCCAAGAAACGATAGGGAGACGAGAGGGGGTGGGGATCGGAGACGCGGCTTTCGGGCATTTTCTGCAAAATTATAATACGACTATCACTCATGTTAAATATCATATTCCTGcttaaaaatttaaaactaaaagtacatcatcatcattaccatcacc from Mya arenaria isolate MELC-2E11 chromosome 7, ASM2691426v1 carries:
- the LOC128241843 gene encoding uncharacterized protein LOC128241843, with amino-acid sequence MPQWLYGRTGSVRNCPTAASPTMALSRLPSVSGCFYLIDVTVALWQDWISKKMSNSWVSDPHLCCSRAFPELSTALMSPRLYAGLDQLGKKRDAMTAFLPFFKEHNDRTDTWTARYLAYT